A region from the Triticum aestivum cultivar Chinese Spring chromosome 3D, IWGSC CS RefSeq v2.1, whole genome shotgun sequence genome encodes:
- the LOC123078913 gene encoding peptidyl-tRNA hydrolase, mitochondrial, with protein MRLLSGASASRLPFLARARPRCVSRYSSASACRAASSSAAPVGDGGARKPWLFVGLGNPGKMYQRTRHNVGFEMIDAIAEAEGVSLSSMQFKAMVGKGRIGDVPIMLAKPQTFMNASGESVGQLVSYFKIPLNQVVVMYDDLDLPFAKLRLLPKGGHGGHNGMRSIINHLKQSRDFPRLRIGIGRPPGKMDPANFVLRPFTKKEQEELDFTFHRSLEAIRIMTLEGFNKSATFVNTAQSSEMLNR; from the exons ATGCGGCTGCTCTCCGGCGCCTCGGCCTCCCGCCTCCCCTTTTTGGCGCGGGCAAGGCCTAGATGTGTGTCGCGCTATTCCTCCGCCTCCgcttgccgggccgcctcctcgtCAGCTGCGCCCGTCGGTGACGGCGGCGCGCGGAAGCCGTGGTTGTTCGTTGGGCTCGGGAACCCCGGGAAGATGTACCAGAGGACTCGCCACAAC GTTGGATTCGAGATGATTGATGCTATAGCAGAAGCAGAGGGTGTATCACTCAGCAGTATGCAGTTCAAGGCAATGGTTGGCAAAG GTCGTATTGGAGATGTTCCTATCATGCTTGCCAAGCCGCAAACATTTATGAATGCAAGCGGTGAGTCT GTTGGGCAGCTGGTTTCATATTTCAAGATACCACTTAATCAAGTTGTTGTG ATGTACGATGATCTGGATTTACCCTTCGCGAAATTGCGTCTACTGCCAAAAGGTGGACATGGCGGGCATAATGG GATGAGAAGCATTATCAACCATCTCAAGCAGAGTCGTGATTTTCCACGTCTAAGAATTG GCATTGGACGACCACCTGGGAAGATGGATCCTGCCAACTTTGTTCTCAGGCCGTTCACCAAAAAAGAACAAGAAGAG CTTGATTTCACATTCCATAGGAGCTTGGAAGCAATAAGAATAATGACACTTGAAGGATTCAACAAGAGCGCTACTTTCGTGAACACTGCCCAATCATCTGAAATGCTGAATAGATGA
- the LOC123078910 gene encoding uncharacterized protein (The sequence of the model RefSeq protein was modified relative to this genomic sequence to represent the inferred CDS: added 65 bases not found in genome assembly): protein PASAASPAPAPTPVPSPLAAAACFALLLPSSHLLFLSAHPAPSSPAVHLRAYSLASARFAPAPLSFKRHVSPTALPLHGLPFGLGVRLAGGVNAVALLSLAAGQIWVLAPRMAADGRTLELHKCAVIQLEPTRPVYAMEVAMGRLLLGEAGGVRVFPLRSLMKGGREKEGRREGAAASAKKSLHKKNGILNGLIVPVGRGSGARGGQGDAASDCKLTTLRVKQSSGSYSSFFLAFNQEDHNSQGGVKLIKSVKAVSIQPSSKDKFLVLDSAGVIHAFSLRNAELEPEAAKTCFLDCAMKVQLFAVSPSSSTKTQILWVSDGGHSIQILSALPAFDVKSPKSDDDDSDGERELASIKLSATEAIFTSEKVQDIVPISKDSVLILGQGNMFLYGTA from the exons CTGCTTCGCGCTCCTGCTCCCCTCCTcccacctcctcttcctctccgcgcacccggccccctcctcccccgcGGTCCACCTCCGCGCCTACTCCCTCGCCTCTGCTCGCTTCGCCCCCGCCCCGCTCTCCTTCAAGCGCCACGTCTCGCCCACCGCCCTGCCCCTCCACGGCCTTCCGTTCGGCCTCGGCGTCCGCCTCGCGGGCGGGGTCAACGCCGTGGCGCTTCTCTCCCTGGCCGCCGGCCAGATCTGGGTGCTTGCACCGAGGATGGCCGCGGACGGGCGGACGCTTGAGCTGCACAAGTGTGCGGTCATCCAGCTCGAGCCAACGCGGCCGGTGTATGCCATGGAGGTCGCCATGGGGAGGCTGCTGCTCGGAGAGGCTGGCGGCGTGCGCGTGTTCCCACTGAGGAGTTTGATGAAGggtgggagggagaaggaggggagaAGGGAGGGTGCCGCGGCATCAGCAAAGAAGAGCTTGCACAAGAAGAACGGGATTCTGAATGGACTGATTGTGCCGGTTGGGCGTGGTAGTGGCGCCCGAGGTGGTCAAGGAGATGCTGCTTCCGACT GTAAGCTTACAACCTTGCGGGTAAAACAGAGTTCAGGGAGCTATTCCTCTTTCTTTTTGGCATTTAATCAAGAGGATCATAACTCTCAAGGTGGTGTAAAATTGATAAAATCAGTTAAAGCTGTCTCAATCCAACCTTCTTCCAAggacaagtttctggtacttgatTCAGCTGGAGTGATACATGCCTTCAGTCTTCGAAATGCTGAGTTGGAACCGGAAGCTGCCAAAACATGTTTTTTGGATTGTGCCATGAAAGTCCAATTGTTTGCTGTTTCCCCAAGTAGCTCTACGA AGACACAGATTCTTTGGGTTTCAGATGGTGGACATTCCATACAAATATTGTCAGCATTGCCGGCATTTGATGTCAAGTCTCCTAAAAGtgacgatgatgatagtgatgggGAAAGAGAGTTAGCAAGCATTAAGCTCTCAG CTACTGAAGCCATCTTCACTAGTGAAAAGGTTCAAGACATTGTACCTATCTCCAAGGATTCCGTGCTTATCCTTGGCCAAG GCAACATGTTTTTATATGGAACTGCTTGA